A window from Aulosira sp. FACHB-615 encodes these proteins:
- the gyrA gene encoding DNA gyrase subunit A: MTTSQERIIPTDLRNEMSRSYLEYAMSVIVGRALPDARDGLKPVHRRILYAMHELGLLHDRPFRKCARVVGEVLGKYHPHGDTAVYDALVRMAQDFSMRSPLINGHGNFGSVDNDPPAAMRYTECRLQALTSAALLQDIESETVDFADNFDGSQQEPTVLPSRIPQLLLNGSSGIAVGMATNIPPHNLGELIDGVVALIHNPEITDLQLMQYIPGPDFPTGAHILGTAAIKEAYTTGRGSITMRGVANIETIEQRGRPEREAIIVTELPYQTNKAALIEKIAELVNDKRIEGIADIRDESDRDGMRIVIELKRDAYPRVVLNNLYKQTPLQANFGANMLALVNGEPQILTLKQFLEVFLDFRIVSITRRTQYELRKAEERDHILQGLLIALSHLDAIINLIRHAPDAPTAKGELITNYGLSEVQADAILQMQLRRLTALEADKIRLEHEDLQKQIANLQDILARRERILEIIETEISQIKTNFATPRRTIITHAEGEIDERDLIANEKAIILLTEQGYIKRMPVNTFEAQSRATRGKAAAKVKDDDTVEHFLTCCDHDSVLFFSDRGVVYCLKAYQIPVGSRTSRGTPIVQMLPIPKEEKITSIVPVDEFSDDEYLVMLTKGGNIKKTALAAFSNIRANGLIAISLEEGDQLRWVRRARVEDSIIIGSRLGMAIHFRCTHEQLRPLGRATRGVKSMKLKTGDELVGMDIIPAAILDTLDTGTEESDIEEIETEEVEIIEETTEVAANGSVGPWVLVITMGGYGKRVPVGQFRLQNRAGQGLMATKFKNRKTKDKLATLQIVNNDDEIMMVTNRGIIIRQATNAISIQSRSATGVRVQRLDEDDAITGVAIVPPDTGDTEEAE, translated from the coding sequence ATGACAACCTCACAGGAGAGGATTATCCCAACGGATCTGCGGAACGAAATGTCCCGGTCTTATCTGGAATACGCCATGAGTGTGATAGTAGGTCGGGCGCTACCAGATGCCAGGGATGGTCTGAAACCTGTGCATCGCCGTATTCTCTACGCTATGCACGAGTTAGGTTTACTGCACGATCGCCCATTTAGAAAATGCGCCCGTGTGGTTGGGGAAGTGTTGGGTAAATATCACCCCCACGGCGACACAGCAGTCTATGATGCCTTGGTGCGGATGGCGCAGGATTTTTCCATGCGATCGCCCTTAATCAACGGACATGGTAACTTTGGTTCGGTAGATAACGATCCCCCAGCCGCAATGCGATACACAGAATGTCGCTTGCAAGCTTTAACCAGCGCCGCTTTACTCCAAGACATTGAATCAGAAACCGTAGACTTTGCGGATAACTTCGACGGTTCCCAACAAGAACCCACAGTTTTACCATCGCGCATTCCCCAACTGCTACTCAATGGTTCATCGGGAATTGCGGTGGGGATGGCGACAAATATCCCGCCCCACAACTTAGGCGAACTGATTGACGGGGTAGTCGCGTTGATTCACAACCCCGAAATCACCGACCTCCAGTTAATGCAGTATATCCCTGGGCCAGACTTTCCGACTGGGGCGCACATTCTCGGCACGGCAGCAATTAAAGAAGCTTACACCACTGGGCGTGGTTCGATTACCATGCGCGGTGTCGCTAACATTGAAACCATTGAACAGCGTGGTCGTCCTGAACGGGAAGCAATTATTGTTACTGAATTGCCTTATCAAACCAACAAAGCAGCATTAATTGAGAAAATCGCCGAATTGGTGAATGATAAGCGCATCGAAGGCATTGCAGATATCCGTGACGAAAGCGATCGCGACGGGATGCGAATTGTCATCGAACTCAAGCGCGATGCTTATCCCCGCGTGGTATTGAACAACCTTTACAAGCAAACCCCACTGCAAGCCAACTTTGGGGCGAATATGCTGGCGTTGGTGAACGGGGAACCGCAAATCCTCACCCTCAAGCAGTTTTTAGAAGTCTTTCTCGATTTCCGCATCGTATCCATTACCAGACGCACCCAATACGAACTGCGAAAAGCCGAAGAACGCGACCATATTTTGCAAGGGTTATTGATTGCCTTATCCCATTTAGATGCAATTATTAACTTAATTCGTCATGCGCCGGATGCACCCACAGCCAAAGGTGAATTAATTACAAATTATGGACTTTCGGAAGTCCAAGCCGACGCAATTTTACAAATGCAGCTACGGCGATTGACAGCCCTAGAAGCCGATAAAATTCGCCTAGAACACGAAGATTTGCAAAAACAAATCGCTAATTTACAAGATATTTTGGCGCGGCGAGAAAGAATCTTAGAAATTATTGAAACCGAAATTTCCCAAATTAAAACCAACTTCGCCACACCCCGACGCACAATTATTACCCACGCCGAAGGCGAAATTGATGAACGTGACTTAATTGCGAACGAAAAGGCAATTATTCTGTTAACAGAACAAGGTTACATCAAACGGATGCCGGTGAATACCTTTGAAGCGCAAAGCCGCGCCACCAGAGGTAAAGCCGCAGCCAAAGTCAAAGATGATGATACAGTAGAGCATTTCTTAACTTGCTGCGACCACGACAGTGTTTTATTCTTTAGCGATCGCGGTGTAGTTTACTGTCTCAAAGCTTATCAAATTCCTGTGGGTTCCCGTACCAGTCGCGGTACACCCATCGTCCAGATGTTACCCATTCCCAAAGAAGAGAAAATCACCTCCATTGTCCCCGTTGATGAATTCAGCGACGACGAATATTTAGTCATGCTAACTAAAGGTGGCAATATCAAGAAAACCGCATTAGCCGCCTTTAGTAATATTCGCGCCAATGGTTTAATTGCTATTTCCTTAGAAGAAGGGGATCAACTACGGTGGGTACGTCGCGCCAGAGTTGAAGATAGCATCATCATTGGTTCACGTCTGGGGATGGCCATTCACTTTAGATGTACCCACGAACAACTGCGTCCTCTAGGGAGGGCGACCCGTGGTGTGAAATCAATGAAACTCAAAACCGGCGATGAACTTGTGGGGATGGATATTATTCCCGCCGCTATTTTAGACACACTCGACACGGGAACAGAAGAGTCAGACATCGAAGAAATCGAAACCGAAGAAGTCGAAATTATCGAAGAAACCACAGAAGTAGCAGCTAACGGTAGTGTCGGCCCTTGGGTGCTAGTTATTACAATGGGCGGCTATGGGAAACGTGTTCCCGTCGGGCAATTCCGCTTGCAAAACCGCGCAGGTCAAGGTTTAATGGCGACTAAATTCAAAAACCGCAAAACCAAAGACAAATTAGCCACCTTGCAAATCGTCAACAACGACGACGAAATCATGATGGTCACAAATCGCGGTATTATTATCCGGCAGGCGACCAATGCGATTTCAATACAATCGCGATCGGCAACAGGTGTGAGAGTGCAACGCTTGGATGAGGATGATGCCATTACCGGAGTTGCGATCGTACCGCCTGATACGGGTGATACAGAAGAAGCGGAATGA
- the lnt gene encoding apolipoprotein N-acyltransferase, whose product MNAKVKSKKEKGKGDHSFLTFAFYLLLSLISGVLMGLTVAPVGAWFLAWIALAPLWVIVVQKSKHHLEAKKPKPWLLPFTSFGVRQSLMGETPKTALAHFYLLPLLWGIGYHSVALFWITGIHPMDWLGVPWWPSLAITVFCWGFISLWGGLFVTIWGAVMAHLNQSKPWLRVLIGTALWCGLESLWSSGSLWWSSLAYTQSPHNLIILHLGQLSGPNTVTSAIASINGLIAEAYLSSAFSAPRRFVNKYLTSATALFITLHLIGFYLYSQPIAQPPEAALKIGIIQGNIPNKIKVKPEGYRRAITGYTNGYVTLAAQGVNAVLTPEGALPIFERNFGDTPLISAVQKTGVVIWVGAFGEKGRSYTNSLFTVNSKGETTSRYDKSKLVPLGEFIPFEEILGKLISRLSPLDEHQVHGAANQIFDTPFGRAIVGICYESAFPEIFRRQAAAGGQFILSSSNDAHYSAAMPFQHHAQDIMRAIETDRWSARATNTGYSAFVDPHGRTLWISGYNIYETHAETIYRRQTQTLYVRWGDWLTPLLLGLGVVGWFVGKTKRGST is encoded by the coding sequence ATGAACGCAAAAGTAAAAAGTAAAAAGGAAAAAGGAAAAGGCGATCATTCATTTTTAACTTTTGCCTTTTACCTTTTGCTTTCTCTGATTAGTGGCGTTTTGATGGGGCTAACCGTTGCGCCTGTGGGTGCGTGGTTTCTGGCTTGGATAGCCTTAGCCCCACTTTGGGTAATAGTTGTTCAAAAAAGTAAACATCATTTAGAAGCTAAAAAGCCAAAACCCTGGCTTCTACCTTTTACCTCCTTCGGAGTTCGCCAGTCGCTCATGGGGGAAACCCCCAAGACCGCGCTGGCTCACTTTTACCTTTTACCCTTACTCTGGGGTATCGGTTATCACAGCGTCGCCTTATTTTGGATTACTGGTATACACCCGATGGATTGGTTGGGTGTACCTTGGTGGCCGAGTTTAGCTATCACCGTGTTTTGCTGGGGATTTATTAGCCTGTGGGGAGGGCTATTTGTAACTATTTGGGGTGCGGTGATGGCACACCTGAATCAGTCAAAACCTTGGTTGCGTGTTTTAATTGGTACAGCCTTATGGTGCGGCTTAGAAAGTTTGTGGAGTTCCGGTTCGCTGTGGTGGAGTTCTCTAGCTTATACTCAATCACCGCATAACTTGATAATTTTACACCTCGGTCAACTCTCTGGCCCTAATACTGTAACATCTGCGATCGCCTCAATCAATGGCCTCATCGCCGAAGCCTACCTATCCTCTGCGTTCTCTGCGCCTCGGCGGTTCGTAAATAAATATTTAACCTCAGCAACAGCATTATTCATCACCCTACACCTAATAGGCTTTTACCTATACAGCCAACCCATAGCCCAACCACCAGAAGCAGCCTTAAAAATTGGCATCATTCAAGGTAACATCCCCAACAAAATCAAAGTCAAACCTGAAGGTTATCGCCGCGCCATTACAGGCTATACAAATGGCTATGTAACTCTCGCCGCACAAGGTGTTAATGCAGTCCTCACACCCGAAGGCGCGTTACCTATCTTTGAACGCAATTTTGGAGATACGCCCTTAATTTCCGCAGTCCAAAAAACAGGCGTAGTAATTTGGGTTGGTGCATTTGGGGAAAAAGGACGCAGTTATACAAACAGTTTATTTACAGTTAATAGCAAAGGTGAAACCACCAGCCGCTACGATAAATCGAAATTAGTACCCTTGGGCGAATTTATACCCTTTGAAGAAATTTTAGGTAAATTAATTAGTCGCTTATCACCGTTAGATGAACACCAAGTTCATGGTGCAGCCAACCAGATATTTGATACACCTTTTGGTAGGGCGATAGTTGGTATTTGCTACGAATCTGCATTTCCTGAAATATTTCGCCGTCAAGCTGCGGCGGGTGGACAATTTATCCTCAGTTCTTCTAACGATGCCCATTACAGTGCAGCCATGCCATTCCAGCATCATGCTCAGGATATCATGAGAGCAATTGAAACAGATAGGTGGTCAGCACGAGCAACAAATACAGGCTATTCAGCTTTTGTCGATCCCCACGGTAGAACATTGTGGATATCTGGCTATAACATCTATGAAACTCACGCAGAGACTATATATCGCCGCCAAACGCAGACTTTATACGTGCGTTGGGGAGATTGGTTAACACCGTTGTTGTTGGGTTTGGGTGTTGTGGGTTGGTTTGTGGGTAAAACTAAGAGAGGCTCAACGTAA
- a CDS encoding chloride channel protein has product MPLNPPPPNNQPQSWALTQLFGLSRRNPLMISRWVLRWVVVGTVSGLFAGLYWNVLELLTHQLERFQGLSLLIVMPLAGLIVGLVIHFLGNPGEIAVIVDNIHFRGGRLDGRKNPSMILASLVSIAAGGSAGPEAPLVQVTGSFGTWLGDRLKLEGEDLRSMSLAAMAAGFTALFGAPLGGAMFALEILHHQHVVEYYEALMPAIVSSCASYLVFTAITHLGIAPTWHFPQYRLENIDDFALAILFGMIGAIAGWIFIWIFRTCDNVFHRIPGPIYLRTTLAGLGIGSLATFLPLTRYFGHEELETVLTTSFSGIFLLTLALGKMAAISMTVTGGWRGGFIIPLFFTGACIGKAVVVLIPGVNPALAMICTMAALNAAVTRTPISTTLLLSKLTSFSPFTPILFASLVGFFLAPKVPLIAAQMKSQPEAIH; this is encoded by the coding sequence GTGCCATTAAATCCGCCACCCCCAAATAATCAACCCCAAAGTTGGGCATTAACGCAACTGTTTGGACTGTCAAGGCGTAATCCCTTGATGATTTCTCGCTGGGTGTTGCGTTGGGTTGTGGTAGGGACGGTTAGTGGTTTGTTTGCTGGGTTGTACTGGAATGTTTTAGAACTGTTAACTCACCAGTTGGAAAGATTCCAAGGTTTAAGTTTGTTAATTGTGATGCCACTGGCTGGTTTAATTGTGGGGCTAGTGATTCATTTTTTGGGTAATCCTGGGGAAATTGCCGTGATTGTGGATAATATTCATTTTCGCGGTGGACGCTTGGATGGACGAAAAAACCCCTCGATGATTCTAGCTTCTTTAGTTAGTATTGCGGCTGGTGGAAGTGCTGGCCCAGAAGCGCCATTGGTGCAGGTTACAGGTTCCTTTGGGACTTGGTTAGGCGATCGCCTGAAACTTGAAGGTGAAGATTTGCGATCGATGAGTTTGGCGGCGATGGCGGCTGGTTTTACGGCTTTGTTTGGCGCACCTCTAGGCGGGGCGATGTTTGCTTTAGAAATCTTGCATCATCAGCATGTTGTGGAATATTACGAAGCGTTAATGCCGGCAATTGTGTCTAGTTGTGCGAGTTATTTGGTATTTACGGCGATTACTCATTTAGGAATTGCACCAACTTGGCATTTTCCCCAATATCGCTTAGAAAATATCGATGATTTTGCCTTGGCGATTTTGTTTGGGATGATTGGGGCGATCGCAGGATGGATTTTCATCTGGATTTTTCGCACCTGCGACAATGTTTTTCACCGCATACCCGGCCCCATTTATTTACGCACCACATTAGCCGGGTTGGGAATTGGTAGTTTAGCCACTTTCTTACCTCTCACCCGTTATTTTGGCCATGAAGAATTAGAAACTGTCCTGACAACTAGTTTTTCGGGGATTTTTCTGTTAACACTGGCTTTGGGTAAAATGGCAGCTATTAGTATGACAGTCACAGGTGGCTGGCGTGGTGGATTTATTATCCCCTTATTTTTCACTGGTGCTTGTATTGGTAAAGCTGTGGTAGTTTTGATTCCGGGTGTTAATCCTGCTTTAGCAATGATTTGTACAATGGCGGCGCTAAATGCAGCCGTAACACGCACACCCATTAGTACAACTTTGTTACTCTCAAAACTCACTAGTTTCAGTCCATTTACACCAATTTTATTTGCTAGTTTGGTGGGATTTTTTCTAGCACCTAAAGTACCTTTGATTGCGGCTCAAATGAAGTCGCAGCCAGAAGCGATTCATTAA
- a CDS encoding glycosyltransferase family A protein: MTNVIFDLLPEISIIICTYNRGKYLNRCINSVLAQTFQDWELIIVDDGSNDNTFEIVDQYINVFPNVRYLKHQNKKQCHAKNAGIQASFGKYITFLDSDDAYLPEHLETRLKYLRQYPEIDLIEGGFLTDEEIWVADYFQPGKIINLRECVLGPTFFGKRQVFFDLQGFNNMTYGEDTDFWERAEKLFRTQKLPDLQTYIYTRAETSVTKSFLESTSQSPLP; this comes from the coding sequence ATGACTAATGTAATTTTTGACTTACTGCCAGAAATATCAATTATTATTTGTACCTACAATCGCGGCAAATATTTAAATCGTTGTATTAATAGCGTACTTGCCCAAACTTTTCAAGATTGGGAGTTAATTATAGTAGACGATGGCAGTAACGATAATACGTTTGAAATTGTAGATCAATATATTAATGTTTTTCCGAATGTTCGTTATTTAAAGCATCAAAACAAAAAACAATGTCATGCTAAAAATGCTGGCATTCAAGCATCTTTTGGGAAATACATCACGTTTTTAGATAGCGATGATGCTTATTTGCCAGAACATCTAGAAACTCGCCTTAAATATCTACGGCAGTATCCAGAAATTGATTTAATTGAAGGTGGATTTCTTACCGATGAAGAAATTTGGGTTGCTGACTATTTTCAACCCGGTAAAATCATAAATCTGCGAGAATGTGTACTTGGCCCGACATTTTTTGGCAAGAGACAAGTCTTTTTTGATTTGCAAGGTTTTAATAATATGACTTACGGAGAAGATACTGATTTTTGGGAACGGGCAGAGAAATTATTCAGAACTCAAAAATTACCTGATTTGCAAACATATATTTATACAAGAGCAGAAACTAGTGTGACTAAAAGTTTCTTAGAATCAACTTCCCAGTCCCCATTGCCATAA
- a CDS encoding DUF6888 family protein: protein MEPTPEQLRALYRRCVAASNLMQPINIVRLDERTKRIFVLIGDTIEVEIFPNGEVFIK, encoded by the coding sequence ATGGAACCAACACCGGAGCAGTTACGAGCGTTATACCGTAGATGCGTAGCAGCAAGTAATTTAATGCAGCCAATCAATATAGTTAGATTGGACGAACGTACCAAACGAATTTTTGTTTTGATTGGAGACACAATTGAAGTAGAAATCTTTCCCAATGGAGAGGTATTTATTAAATGA
- a CDS encoding ABC transporter substrate-binding protein, whose amino-acid sequence MKLTIFSFSNLKILYQFLGSIWRITIFLFILSISIVLLSSCEVRETQNEQITRITLWHGINPPVNRDVFQKLVDKFNQTHVDVQVESIYAGQLGQQLPKILTAVVGKVPPDILCFYPQITGQLVELSAVRPLEGWFDKLPLKSELSQKLLDELKLDGHLWSVPLYTSNIGIFYRPTLFKAAGITNTPKNWEELRQAAKKLTVDRNGDGLPEQYGMLLPMGKGEWTVFSWFPFLSSAGGEIVSNGVPNLNNPQAVHALQFWQDLLKDGSATLSPPERGYEEDAFLQGRVAMQITGPWTYITKSQTDYQVFPIPRDVESATVTGTGNFYVMKTTPEKEQAALKFLEYVLSEEFQTEWSIGTGFLPVNLKSAQSEAYQQYIQQKPWIKVFLDQMSVARSRPTLAGYSRISESLGRAIEATLLGDSPQSALKQAQERLELIWGK is encoded by the coding sequence ATGAAACTTACTATTTTTTCGTTCTCCAATCTTAAAATTCTTTATCAGTTTCTTGGCTCTATTTGGCGAATTACTATTTTTCTATTTATCTTGAGTATCAGCATTGTTTTGTTATCTAGTTGTGAGGTAAGAGAAACTCAAAATGAGCAAATTACTCGCATCACACTATGGCATGGAATTAATCCACCTGTAAATCGTGATGTATTCCAAAAATTAGTAGATAAATTCAATCAAACTCATGTTGATGTCCAGGTAGAATCTATTTACGCTGGTCAACTGGGTCAACAACTACCAAAAATCTTAACAGCAGTTGTTGGTAAAGTACCGCCCGATATTCTCTGCTTTTACCCCCAAATTACTGGTCAGTTAGTCGAACTTAGTGCAGTTCGTCCGTTAGAAGGTTGGTTTGACAAACTACCTTTAAAATCAGAACTTAGCCAGAAGCTTTTAGACGAATTAAAGTTAGATGGGCATTTATGGTCAGTACCACTGTATACAAGTAATATTGGCATTTTTTATCGTCCCACATTATTTAAAGCTGCGGGGATTACAAATACACCCAAAAATTGGGAAGAATTGCGACAAGCTGCCAAAAAATTAACTGTAGACCGCAATGGAGATGGACTGCCAGAACAATATGGAATGTTGCTACCTATGGGTAAGGGAGAATGGACGGTTTTTAGTTGGTTTCCCTTTTTATCGAGTGCTGGCGGTGAAATTGTCAGCAATGGTGTCCCGAATTTAAATAACCCCCAAGCAGTTCACGCGCTTCAATTTTGGCAAGACTTATTAAAAGATGGTTCCGCCACTCTTTCGCCACCAGAACGCGGCTATGAAGAAGATGCTTTTCTTCAGGGACGTGTAGCTATGCAAATTACTGGCCCTTGGACTTATATCACCAAGTCTCAGACCGACTATCAAGTTTTCCCTATACCCAGAGATGTTGAATCAGCGACTGTCACAGGTACAGGTAACTTTTATGTGATGAAAACTACGCCAGAGAAAGAACAAGCTGCACTGAAATTTTTAGAATATGTTTTGAGTGAAGAATTTCAAACAGAATGGTCTATTGGTACAGGTTTTTTGCCAGTGAATCTCAAATCTGCCCAAAGCGAAGCTTATCAGCAATATATCCAGCAAAAACCTTGGATCAAAGTTTTTTTAGATCAAATGTCTGTAGCCCGATCTCGTCCTACTTTAGCTGGATATAGTCGTATATCTGAAAGTCTTGGTCGAGCAATTGAGGCGACGTTGCTAGGTGATTCTCCCCAATCTGCACTTAAGCAAGCCCAAGAACGTTTAGAACTGATTTGGGGAAAGTGA
- a CDS encoding FkbM family methyltransferase produces MDKNLVIDVGVHTGEDTEFYLKKGFRVIGIEANPNIYSDTKQKLNSYIETGQLLLLNIAVSPLNQPITLYVNLDRSFWSTTSPDFVQRNEFFGTRSTAITVEGRRFEDILQEFGTPYYLKVDIEGADILCLQGLQKVESKPQFLSIESTKASWHDLLKEFALLKELGYKKFKAIRQPDVPRQICPFPAKEGQYISHQFEYGASGLFGEEAPGVWLSETEVLKVYKRVFLEYRLLGTNGILKFPLGKKLLESLQLKEPWYDTHASL; encoded by the coding sequence ATGGATAAAAATTTAGTCATAGATGTTGGTGTTCATACAGGAGAAGATACTGAGTTTTATCTCAAAAAAGGATTTCGAGTTATTGGTATTGAAGCTAACCCCAATATTTATAGTGACACTAAGCAAAAACTAAATTCTTATATAGAAACTGGTCAGTTGCTACTCTTAAATATTGCTGTATCCCCTCTAAATCAACCAATTACTCTATATGTCAACCTAGACAGAAGTTTTTGGAGTACAACTTCACCCGATTTTGTCCAGCGTAACGAGTTTTTTGGCACACGCTCTACAGCTATAACAGTAGAAGGGCGAAGATTTGAAGATATTTTACAGGAGTTTGGCACTCCCTATTATCTAAAAGTTGATATTGAAGGTGCTGATATATTATGCTTACAGGGTTTACAGAAAGTTGAAAGCAAACCGCAGTTTCTATCTATAGAATCTACAAAAGCGTCTTGGCATGACCTGTTAAAAGAATTTGCGCTGTTAAAGGAACTTGGATACAAGAAATTCAAAGCTATCAGACAACCAGATGTACCTCGACAAATCTGTCCCTTCCCAGCGAAAGAAGGTCAATATATCAGCCATCAATTTGAATACGGTGCTAGTGGACTTTTTGGAGAAGAAGCCCCAGGAGTTTGGTTGTCTGAAACTGAAGTACTCAAGGTCTACAAACGGGTTTTTCTGGAATATAGACTTTTGGGTACAAATGGGATTTTAAAATTCCCTTTGGGAAAAAAATTACTAGAAAGTCTGCAACTAAAAGAGCCTTGGTATGATACTCATGCTAGTCTTTAA
- a CDS encoding DUF6887 family protein, with protein MNFDEMSDKDLLSYIRAHPHDTEAFHKYMDRLNERPGVLCTTDEEFEAELRKRINKSQA; from the coding sequence ATGAATTTTGATGAAATGTCTGATAAGGATTTGCTGAGTTACATTAGAGCTCATCCTCATGACACAGAAGCGTTTCACAAATATATGGACAGATTGAATGAACGCCCTGGTGTGCTTTGCACTACAGATGAAGAATTTGAGGCTGAACTACGAAAACGTATTAATAAGTCGCAAGCTTAA